Below is a genomic region from Miscanthus floridulus cultivar M001 chromosome 1, ASM1932011v1, whole genome shotgun sequence.
GCCATTGGGAGATCGAGCGAGCGAGCGGCTGCAGCGCGCGCTTCCTCGCCGGACTCATCGACCTGTCTGTGCTCCTGTTCGTGCACCACAGATGGAGATTGCATCAGGAAAATTGGCGCCGGAGCTGCCTCAGGATATCCTGATGGATATATTTTCCCTCCTGGAGATCCCTGACCTAGCTCGTGCAGGTTCCGTCTGCTCCACCTGGAACTCCGCGTATACCAGCATCCGTCGTGACATCGGCCAACAGAAGAAACCGCAGACACCATGCTTCCTCTACACCTCAGAATCAGCTGGCAAGAATGTTGCTTGCCTCTACAGCCTTGCAGAAAAGAGGACCTACAGATTAACCCTGCCTGAGCCGCCCATCCATCGAAGATATCTGATTGGGTCCGGGTGATTACTGTCGACGAGCGGTCTGAGATGCACCTTGTCAATCCAATCACCTGTGAACAAATCGCACTGCCTTCTGTGATCACTTTTGAGCAACTGGCTGTTAAAATCAGTGAGTACCTCTGTTAAGTAGATCAGGGGTAAGCCTCTAAGACGCCAGTGTCGAGGCCAGTGTCGAGGTAGCTCGCTCGATGGAGTCCAGCATGGTGGCGATGACCAGTGACGATGCAGAGACGACGGCGGAGTCGATTGGTGGCTTtttcgtcgctggcagcactactGTAGATCAGATTAGGTTTTCTTTTGGTAGATCACGGTGGCTCAGACCAACCTCGTAGTTAGAGACGTGATCCCCACCTCTTTTATATGTGTTGTGCGACAggagcccaccaaccatattagggttgggcgcccccgatcaggacgcagaGACAAGGGCCCTGGGtttattggtggagatcaactaacattctcccccttgatttcactaccatctttcaatttcatataatttacttttgttcatttcattacagattagcgcatagagcatgtttcatcgtcacggtccattgccgatagatttaacagctacaacacactattctattctgaaatagatacttatctttgtgcCTTCTTTTATCCTGGAATTTTAGGCTTTCTCTTAAACTCAtgttagctacatgttctctgaacacgtggTCAGATTGCATTTCCTAGGATAGGTGATGAGAAGTGGACACGGCTGCCATCTCACAGATATTTTCAGGACTGTATCTACAAGAGCAGTGACATCATTTGGTGAAATTGTCGCCTTCGATCTTAGCGGGCCTGTGGTCACGAAAAAGATAATTATGGATAGGGTAAAGAATTTTTCTGGTACGGAAAGGTTTTACATTGTTCAGGCTCCATGGGGTGATCTGCTGCAAGTACGGAGACCAGAAGTAGGGATAAAAGAAGAGGCGGATGGGCATCAGCACCGCGCGACATTTTAGAACAAAATCAGGTTCAGCTTCTTTTTttagttggaacagtatttttttctcacaataattcagccggaacagtgttttggctcGTTTTTTCAGCCAAATTCAACCGAGCGAACGGCGCGTgacaagaacactagtgcagatAAATAACTTGGGTGATCATGTATTATTTCTCGGGAGTAACCAGTCACTGTGTTGCCGTGCTAAGGAATATCCGCAGCTGAAACCAAATCATGTTTACTTCACTGATGATGTTAGTTGTGTAGAATTCACCTGCAAGCGGGGCTACCGACTAAACATTGGAGTCCTTGACTTTGGAAGCAAGCGCATGGAAGAAATCATATTCCCTCGGCCTTGGTCGAATTGCCTGGCACCATTGTTCATCATACCAAATCCCAGGAAGATGGATTTGGCATTGCATATTTAGATGCAAGTATTACTGTATCAGCAGGGTCTCTTTTGAAGAGGCGAGTTTTCATGGTTGAGTTGGCTTGTAGCCTTGTACTTAATCTTGGGTTTTGATCCTAAAACCACTTTGTGAACATGCCTTTAATTAATCTTCTGTACTTATCAGTACCTCTTTTCCTTGGTTTTAATAATTTCTCAAGGTACTAGTACTAAAGATCGTGGTAGCAAAAGTAAGGGATATTATTAGTTGTGCTGCGTGATCTGCTGCAAGAAAATGCTACCGTCAGGCGGCGCATTCTGTAACAAACATGAATGTGCAGCTGTCATGCTCAAAAAAATGTGCAGCtgtagggtttttttttttttttttgagcaaaacgTGCAGCTGTAGATAGCTTGAATTGCTCCGTTTGTTCTTCCAATGCGATGGGCCAGTGAACGCATAGCCAGTTTCTGCTGATTGAGTCATTGAGAACATACTAGTGGGCCTAGCCGCCTTGTTACCGGCCCGAGTTGTTGCAAAGGAGCCCGAGTGTACAACGATGTAAGCCCAACCCACGAGTCCGACGCCAGTACAGCATGGATGATGGAGCACCTCCCTCCTTCCCCCATCTCCTTGCATGGCCGAGCCCACCAGCAACCATGGCCGCCCTTCACCCTGCCTTCAACCCCTGCCATGATCCCCATCCATCATTCGGTCGCCATGAGGTGCAGCAGTTGTAGTAGCACCAACCGTTAGATAAGGCAGACACGCGCCATGGACACATCATTGGGACCTCAAATTTTACACTCCATGGCACCGACCACCACTTATCTTGGTTCCAGTAATAATCCACCCAACCACACCAGTCAAAAAAGCAGGACACAAGCACGCACGCACGGATGCTGTGTCTCTCGAGATCAAGTCACTCTCTCTGTCAAAAAAAAGTTACTGCTTGCCTTGGTATATGTCTCATCAGTCGTTATATCCAGATGAGGCCTGTCCTGTCCTCCGGATTATCTCTAATCGCCCCCGGGTTAAGAGGCCTCTGCCTGTGCTTAACAATGCAAATAAGCTAACTGATCCACGACTTAATAATGTGCGGTTACACCTGCTCACTCACCTGATTGCATGTCGCTCATTAGATTTGCAGGATCGGAGCAGCGCCAGATGCTTTGCGCTACGTTTGGTAACCTGCTGtgtctgctgctgccgctgagccCGTGAAATGATGAGCGGCGTGCGCGGCGCTTTGCCTTGCCTAGCGTGACCGGAATCAGGTGCGGAtctagcggggggggggggggggggggggggggggctgggtgggggggggggggggggctcaaacagaatcagtgcgaattactgtagagcccctatgaatttttaggcaaagttctatagtataggggggctgagacttaagatcgagcagcagtgttgttcagtcccccctaaaatatttcctggatccgccgctgaccGGAATGTGTCACCCGATGCACGGGACAAAGGAAGCAAACAAACGCCCGGGCCCGGGTCCAGCACAGTGTCTCTTCAAAGGCATCTCACTATCGAAGCTTGGATCCCAATCCAAATTGTAAACAAACAGATCTCATGTCAAATCGTTTATATGGATATTTGTCTTGTTGCGTTGGGTCTCTCATTGTCTGACGCCTCCTGTCCTTTACTCTGTCGTCCTGGAAGTACTGGCGGCACAGAGCGCATGTCTGGGAGAAACATTATTGACGTACCGTGGTCGCGTTTCATGTTTAGAAATCTTGGTTTGCAGGTGCAAACAAACAGTGCCTCAACTCTCAAGACACCGTGCTGGATCCACTGCAAAGGAAGAACACTGCTAGGGTTAGGGTACAACACACTCCATTTCACAACACTTGCTCATTCCAAATAAAGCATGAACAGATCGATCAGGATTCAGGCAGCACCAGTCACGGAGTCACCACTCATGAGCTGAGCTGATTAGCACACAGTGGTTTGCGCCAATTATTACTGCTGGTAATCGAACCAGAACCGACGTTGACCGCGTAGCAACGCAACCACTAGCCGGATACTATAATTTTCAGTTCACCAGATCGCATTGCCTGCAATTATTAACGCCGCGACCACTACTTAACTGGATCCCACCACCACCATGGAAGTGTACGACAGCAAGTACCAGTGCTCCTCCATTTCACCGTGCTCTTCTCAAGCACTTGCTGCTCATAGTCATAGACTCATCGCTCCCCCACTAGCTGAGCCACCGAGCTGGTTccgggccgccgccgcctgccgaGGGCCAGGGCATGAAAGCGACGACGTGGTGCGGCGCGCCGGGGACCCTACCCGCCAGcgccaagaagaagaggaagaagaaggcgccCGCGCCGCGCGGCTTCATGTGCGGCTGCGGCGGCACCGGGTCGTCGGTCTCCGTCGACATCTCCGCTGTCACGACGGCGCCGGTGAAGAGAGACGACGTTTCAACGGCGGCAGCTTCTGCGAGGGAGCCAGCGTCGAAGACGACGGTGGGCTGCGGCCGCGACACCGACGACGACGCGAGCGCCGAGGGCACGCCCAGCGTGGACTCGCTGCTGCGGCAGCTGCGGGAACTGGAGCGCGGCGTCCGCTCGCTGGGCGTCCGGGAACGGGAGGAGGACGGCGACAGCGGCGGCGtcggtggcagcagcagcagcgcggcagggacaacgacgacgaaggaAACGGCAAGGCCGCCGCTGCGCCCGGGGCACGCGCGGAGCGCGAGCGTCGTGGGGCGGCTGGACTCCGAGAGCGTGGCGGTGGTGACGGAGTCGGCGGACCCGCTGGGCGACTTCCGACGGTCGATGGCGCAGATGATCCTGGAGAACGGCATCACCGGCGGCGCCGAGCTGCGGGAGCTCCTGCGGCGGTTCCTCGAGCTCAACGCCGCGTGCCACCACCACCTCATCCTCCGCGCCTTCGCCGACGTCTGGGAGGAGCtcttcgccgccgccggccacgcgGCACCCTCGCACGGCAGCGGCGGTCGAGCTAGCAAACGTCCACGCGGTCGCGCTGACACGTTAAGTTAGCCACCCACAGTCGTCTCGCTAGCTCGTCCTGCAATGCAATGCAACCACTCTCCTCGGGAATTGTTGCTGTCGTCCGTGTCCGAAATACGGCGCGGTGGTGTACAGTGTACTAGATGACATGCCCTGCACGCGTGGCTTTCTGTGCCGTCACCAGAAAACCTGTTACTTTCATTGCCATTTCGTACAGATCATACGTAGCTTTCCCCGTGATTTTTGCATGGTCGTGCTGTACTGCAACACCGCTGATTGACTACGCGTGGTACGTCGGAGAAGATGCACAGGAAGAGCATGATGAGGCGATGAAGCTGTTCGTCTAATCGTCTGGCGTCTGCGTCTGGAGAGGTCAGGTGGCAGGCAGAGGGCCGGGCGCGAGGGGAATGCCGTGATCTTCGCGACGCTGCTCGTCGGTAGGACGCAAAAGCGCGACCGCGACGAGGCGACTCTACCGACCTGAACCTCTTTGCCTTTCGCCGATGGCGACGACTGACGAGCAGGGGCAGGTGATGGATACAGCGTCGGCGGGAGGAGCAGCCGGCTCAAAAGAGACGTGCGCACGAAGCAGCAGGTCGGTCGGACTCGCTCGATCGGTGAGACATCGATTCGCGGCGTATTTGCCGGCCATGTCAAGGAACATTTCGCCGTTCGTCTGACGTCGCAGCTCTTAAAGTCGCCGTGTGTCTGCACGACGCGTCAGATGTGCGAGTTCTGAAAGACGCATTTGATGCATGATATACTCCGTATACACGTGTGTACATTCCCGAGGTCAATTATATAAGAATATGATCTGATGGATGCGTCCAAAAAGCTGCCAGATGATCCCGTAATTGAAAGTTGGAAACGGCTATAAtttcaaaaaagaagaagaagaggggctcGAAACGGCTATACTGGTAGTTACAGATTCATTCTATGCCACTACTGGAGTATAGTATACTACCACTGACTGCGGGAAAACCGGATTATATTGCCAACTTCCGTTGAGGTGTTGACTTTACTATTCTAGCTTTGTTAACTCTCGTCGGTCGGCGCTCCAGCACGGCTTATCGAATCCTAATACAGTATTATCTATCTACCCCACACTATAATACACCAGTTAAAATAAATCTACAGCCATAACAAATACCTGCTCTGTAACAACtcaaaatccacacaccaaaaaccacaactacaaattttttttgttgttaaccccatgcaatgttgagtgacaactgaaggagccaaccctaggtttttcattagttgtaacccaactagacaatttcatgagcatagcatgtcatttgttaattatgtttatttaaattctaacaaataaagtaatgcatacattgtcaactcaaattatgatttggattttcaaatgctttacaacttctttaaagtaataaaccacaaagtaattattaatcaaaccaaagaataaatgcttaaaatgaaaacaatttctattgttgtataacaaaactaccacTATTGTTGTtaaacaaaatagctaaataaagttcctaatatatataaaagagtgttgtgggcctcatatataaaaatccaatgaataaggtacaccagatttgaattcaaactccaaatcaaatttgaattcaaacagaGAAGAAGAAAagtaaaacagaaaaagaaaggaaatggAAAAGCCATCTGGCCCAGCTTGCGGCCTGTCCATCTTCTTGGCCCAGCTCGCCAACGGCAACAGCAGCCCATCAACCGCTAACCGGCTTGCGCCCTCCTCTGCTGGCCCACGCGCAGCCGCAAGCAGGCCTAGCCCGACCGCGCGCGGCCCAcgcagccagcccgcacgccacCACACCATCGTTTTCCCTGGTTTCGCTGACGGATGGACCCCCGATGTCATCCCCCTCCTTGGTCCCCTCCTCTGCAATCAAAAAACAGAGCACAGGTGCCGTGGGGGAAAATCCGATGCCGCCTCGGCCCCTCTCCGTCGTTCGTGCCTCACAACCGACTGCGAGGCCCCGCTGGATGGGTGCCACGCTGGCACCGGCTGCCCGACAGGGTCACGCACGGTGCGTGACCGTTGCCGCACgcgcctgccatggccatggccgagccgtGACCCTGTCGCCTCCCTGTCCCCCGCCTTTTTGATCAAGGAGCACGGAAACGGTTTCGCCATCGCACCCGCTGCCACGTCGTGACCCCGTAGCCCTAGCCTCGACGCGATCATAGCCCTCTGCGCGCCCCTTGTCCATCCCCAGCCACTCGCTCCATGCCATGGCCGAGCTTTGGCTATAAAAACCAAGCCCTAGAGCCCTAGCACGTTCCCAAGCCCCGCCGCCACCTTGTGGCCATCCACTACACACCtgagccaagagagagaggggaaaaagaaaaggaagaagaggaagaagaaggagcgtCGAAGCTGTCCGACATCGCCAGTGTCGCTGGAGTGGAGGACGTCGCCCCGATCGACCATGTCAACGCTGCTGCTTGGCATGGCACGGTAATGTCTTGACATGGCCACGACCCGCCATTGCATCGCCATCCTATCGCCTTCGACACCGACGGTGATCCCATGCACCGCCCTTCGCTCATTGTCACCGTGTGCACCATGGTCGCCGACGTGATCTCCCCAACCTAGGAGGCCCAACGTCCACACCTTTCGCAGCCTCGGAGCATGGCACACTCACGCACATATCCATGACCACACCTACCCCCTTGTTAAGCCCCGAAGGACCGGGCACCTCGGAGCCCTGTACGCGCACcgagcacgctcaccatggccagagcacGACCATGGTGGAGCCGTTCTGTCAGATACGAGCCAGTAGAGGTAGGATGGATCGACTTGCCTTGATCTTGGGAAGCCATAGAACACCTAGACCGCCCCGCCGACACCTCGTAGCACTCCTACATGCCTCACTGTCATCACCGTGCCGCCACGGACGCCGTAGTgcccctaccggccacatggGGACCCGAAGCCCTGCCTTGAACCCCTAGATGCCCTTGCCGTGCCCCCATGGATCCGTAGAGGCCCTTATCCGCCCAGCCGAGCCACCAGGGAGCCCCAACGctcgacctcaccgccggcgagagCTCTGCTCCGGCAGAACACCAGTGGAGAAATGGGGGGCGGAGCCTCTCGTCACCCCGTGCACCGGGTGCATGATGCACCGCACGGCCTGTGCCCACATGGacacggtccaccgtagacctgcccacggtccatggaccagcgctcTTGAGTCCACTATGGACCGTGCCTGTGAACCAAAGCCCATTAGAGGCCCACTAGGAGCCCAACTGTGCCATGTGGCAACCTTCGCAGCGCGACACGTGTCCGGGCTGGCCTGACCCAAATCCAGCCCTACccaggcccaccaaagcccagtcgagacccaatcccgttgaccattgaccagtcaacattgaccgattgaccggacccacatgtcagcgacacagagactctggacccacatgtcagcaagtgacgtcatgctgacatcatgacaaCATCACACGGGTCCCCCTGTcagtaacaacatagccaaggtgacgtcatgatgacgtcacggtgatgtcagctgctgacgccagcagctctggccccacatgtcagtgactgtgaCCCGTAGACCGTTGACTCGCctgttgacttgatgttgactttgaccagacccacatgtcagcgacccaagagccctggccccacctgtcggaattgatgacgttgatgatgtcatgctgacgtcaagatgacgtcagcaggagcCCACTTGTCAGCTCGGAGCCGAGATGATGACGTCACGCTAGCGTCAGCATGccgcgtggaccagtcacagtgtgacacgtgtcagcccaggattaattcagccttatccattttcagagatgatttaaccatcagaaattcataactaattcatacaacctcagaaaaatacgaaaccgggaccaaaattcatctaaaatcaaactttacgcaatgaacccatgtttgagtgcatttgactctttttaATTGTCAtggcttctttgtgctattctatagacgtcgctaacgcgactataattcaaaggtatgcagactcggaggagaaccagacagacgaggattgTGAGtatcgtgaggagtacggagacgactacactgaaggtgccacatcccacccaatctcgtagcacctattacgcatggctaatataaaactgctattgctttactttactattataaacatactatgataggacttgcatggtagtatgcctaCTTGATGGcccttaccttgacgcaaccttacccctgcataccctactattaggctagacacacgcttactgctatatttcattacttatacttctactacgcttatactatattaatacgtggtggaaactggtgttatctaggctatggggagagtgctgcgtgtgtgacttgggtgtgtggagggtgagggttgtgtcgaccaagttggagtatacgatgagcctagggcaagtcttgccatggggtgctacctaggcacccctagaaatggatacctatggtgggtaaaatggtatatgaggtggccctgggtgtgaacctgtgatgggaggagcccaaggtggaggtgctgtggtggcatagtaaatggaaaccctgataaaGACATTCTGGcatggtcatccctaaggacttactagtactcagattcaccgggaagccttacgtactactcgccctatatggtgcgggacggccggactaatTGGTaagatattgccactactgctaggttgatagcggatagtgtaaggaggtacggggcgcggaggattcccccacactcttccgagacttcatggagaccttgtggacctagctcatgactcatagtttcagccaccctagactaaacttggggtgtactagggctgaatggtagagtggcattatcctaggctagcaagcggctagaATCAGCCCAATTAACGATGGTCAGCGatgaaggcagatcttgtggttatgtaaaacctctgcaaagtgtatggttgattgatcgatacatgtgctgacttgtcagctatggacctttcctgggtttcgcttaaactagatagtgagatgagtccttctcttcttcccccatgagagagtgttggtcgtagccaggggctataggccttgagacagtgccgagagggagttggcctatcgactgagtgatggtatgatgatggtgtggacatggtggtatatcgatcctaggatcgaaacctggctctggatgggaatggggtggaatgtgtgggaatggtgttaaaaacttgaccaactattattaaacTCTTGATacgctaatacataggaaaccccaaccttataggttccttttgattatatccaacttgcatccaatttccacaaagcaatgctcatagggtgggagtggccagtataaatcatactgataaattttggcacacaggttctgctgaggagtatagctctgaagagtttgatggttgagCGGTTCGTTCCTAcactcaagtttggcgatcttatcttcaagttgttATGAATGAATGTTActttttgattccaccaatgcagcgatgtaataatttatgtaattccgcactttatgtactctgatattatcgttgtatggatgtggtatttgactggaatttgggtaatatgatctacaacggtcataatacacttcaactctgtggatttcccttcgtggaaatcaggtcgtttcagttggtatcagagccatacttgaccataggacgaaatcctcagaaatggacgatagaataggacgtgaacaacccttctttcggttatatactgaccctgcaTTTATTTTTAtgaaaggcttatctattattgacctgctaacacccgttccttaaaacatgcagatggcaatgaacgtcgactggctgcctctaggaccgctacctttggaccatgccaagcttaccttcgacctacgtgagctcgggggttttgcatagaccctctgtcgagttctcgtcacgttaggagtccctgacAAGCTTCTCAAGGTCACCTGCATCGGGAAgttagctcaggaaggaggaatcgaaggaccgattgtcacctcagtcgagttcccagctagcactaccttaccttctgtccaagctttcaccgagttgactatagaggacacagtcaaggagggactatgagctatctcacacaaggcacttcatagagtgatgagggaccactacgagcacctaaaggcgatagagttccatctacttccccaggccctcgaccttagccttacccctagtgagcagagtttcatagccggtagagttatctttgctgaggaggacagatgccttcgcgtctcggctatccacctactagagcaggacaggtacatgacctagctagagcagaggagacgtcaagactaggcccttctatgggagtaccaggagcgagacttgtagggagcacaggagcaggctagtctacttgagacagttgccaagctacaggacgagctcaaccatcatgaagaagtccacagaaccgaggtcatagacttacaggacaaagccaccgacctaggcaataggaactgctacctcgacagcaaggtcttggagttgtagagagagttggacgataagaaggccgagttcaactatagaggagacagagagaggtctaaggggattgatatgctaaaaatccaatctcagaacaagatcatgactcaggatctagaggagtttaggaagaaggctgtacataactagggtcacctgattgaggcacttaggcagaacgagtacctataggacaagtgtgagaggacatggtaggcttggcagaagtctgataagaagcgcctcagggagatgaagggtatgtgggatcagctacctaaggagattcgcagcaagacgaagcctaggatagaggagtttgagttagccctgacttgcctcaacctagacgcctaccctaccctacctggagccaagcctactaaggagctcgccgaggccttgaagtacgtgtcctgacttcacaagtctgacgaggagattaagatcgagaacagtcgtatcccagctacggtgtacgagttagagtagatgaccctacgtggtcatgagtcatgttagtggcttccataagttgtaccccatgatgtaccccttatgtgatgtaatatgagacactatgcgtagtatgATTCTCGTGAGTCTTCAAGTatagctactagagatgatgccATGTAATAAAactcatgtaatgaatgttttggatcttattgcatcttatggatcttattgcttctttgtaatgaatgttggatagtataaatgtttttctttaaatcgtcaaaaatcatgtaatcatactgaattataagcacttatggcacaaacactaaaattcctatgatccgtgttgcagatgccgaaccaccgatctgattgcctaatgaaccgtggacgtgcgcccacccccgaaccggtcgaaccaaatgggggcatggtggcaacaaccatggtcgaggccgtggtcgtggacatggagggatacccttcaacctagagaataccccgtcgcctgaggagaacatttcgccgccaccaccaccgaccctgacagaggtgatggcgcaacagactcagcttcttgcagctcttgtagatagagcaaaccatcgccagggaggctagtagaatgacttccaaaggaagctggaaggatttctaaagcgaaggccacctacctatgatggcaccaaccctgacccacttgtagccaatgactggctcaaggagatggagaagaagctcgacctcaccaccttcaccgacgatgagtgtgttggagctgccacacactagctcacaggtgcagcacgcgcctggtgggatagtttcagtgattcccatgtggaccctgccaacatctcgtgggaagagttcaccgaagcattcactgagtatcacattcccaagggtatcatggaggccaaagccgaggagttccacaacatcaagatgggaaaggatagggtgactgaggacactacttgtttcaccaatcttctatgctatgcaccttcctatgttgtaaactctgagaaggag
It encodes:
- the LOC136508987 gene encoding transcription repressor OFP8-like, producing MKATTWCGAPGTLPASAKKKRKKKAPAPRGFMCGCGGTGSSVSVDISAVTTAPVKRDDVSTAAASAREPASKTTVGCGRDTDDDASAEGTPSVDSLLRQLRELERGVRSLGVREREEDGDSGGVGGSSSSAAGTTTTKETARPPLRPGHARSASVVGRLDSESVAVVTESADPLGDFRRSMAQMILENGITGGAELRELLRRFLELNAACHHHLILRAFADVWEELFAAAGHAAPSHGSGGRASKRPRGRADTLS